The DNA region TGAGACTTTTTTCATTTTTTTAGAAAGCACACTCAAAGGGTAGATTGCTAAAGGCATAATAATGAGTGCATAAAAAGCAAGTTCAGGACTTTGGTAGATGACAACACCAATCAAGCCAAAAATAGTCAGCGTTTGGCTTAGAAATTCAGGAATGAGATTGGAGACAACGGTTCTAACACGCTCTACATCATTCGTATTACGACTGATCAGCTCGCCCGTTCGGTACTCATGAAAAAAGGAGAGGTCAAGTTTTAAAAGATTTTCCAAAATCATGTCACGAAAGCGTTTGATAATATCCTGGCCAATATAGGCGGTATAGTACGCTTGTGTATAACGACCTGCTTCTTTGAGTGCATAAACAGCGATAATCGCATAGGGCAAAAGTTCAAGCATCTCTTTATCTTTGGCAATGAAAATTTCATCCAAAAGAGGCTTTACAAGATACGCTGAATAGGCAGTTCCTCCACTGGAGAGAAGCATTCCAAAAATCGCTAAGAGAAAATAGGGGATATAGTCCTTAAAAAAAGGAGAAAAACGGGCTAATACACCTTTAATACCGAGCATTTAGTTCACCTTTTCCCACTGTGTCCCCATCGCTGTATCCATGAGTTGTATCTGCTTGGACTCTAGTAGTGTGCGAATTTCATCTGCTTTTGCAAAATCTTTGGCTTTTTTGGCAACTATTCGGTTTTCAATCAATGCTTCAATCTCCGCTTTTTCAGCGTCACTAACACCGATTTGAAAGTACATGTAAGGATTGTAAAGTCCAATGCCTAGGAGCAATTCAATCCATTGTAAATTGGCATGTGTGGTTGCTTTGAGTGCTTTATCTTTAGGATTAAGATCGAGCATTTCATTCGCTGAAGTGATCATCTCATCCAAACTTGCAAGGGCTTTGGAAATATTAAGATCATCACTGAGTGCTTCCAGCATTGCCTCTTTAAAAGGAGCCGAGACTTCACTTGGTATGTTTTCAAAAACTCTCTTTTTCAATCGATAGAGTTTATCAAGGCGTTTTTTGGTGTTTAATAGATCTTCTTCGGAAAAATTGAAATTCGCACGATAATGTGTTGCAAGCAAGTAAAAGCGAAGCACTTCGCCACTGTAAATGGCAAGTGCATCTTTTAAAAAGAAACTATTTCCTAGTGATTTACTCATTTTTTCGCCGCTAATGGTGACAAAGCCATTGTGCATCCAGTATTTGGCGAGTTCTTGATGACTTTTACATCTGGTTTGTGCCGCTTCATTTTCGTGGTGTGGGAAGAGAAGATCGGCACCTCCTGCATGAATATCGATCTGAAAATTGCCACTGCTCGCAAGATGTTTTTCAATCATCGCAGAACACTCAATATGCCATCCCGGGCGTCCTACACCAAATGGGGCAGAGTAGCTAGGTTCATTGGCTTTTGAGAATTTCCACAATGCAAAATCTTTTTGATCTTTTTTCTCTTCTTTTTGCTCGACGCGTGATTGACTCGCATCTTCTTCAATGTTGCGGTGACTGAGGCTAAGGTATTTGGCATCTTTTGAGGTATCAAAATAGATCCCATCACTGGTTGCATAAGCGACTTTTTTGCGAAGCATTTCATCCACAAACGAAATGATTTCCGACACCGTCTCCGTCGCCTTTGGTTCAATGTCCGCATCCTTTACATGTAAAGCATGCATTTCATTTTTGTAGCGCTCAATGTAAAAAGAGGTAATCTCCTCAAGTGACTTTCCACTCTCTTTCATTTTGTTAATAATTTTATCATCAATATCAGTGAAGTTCTTAACAAACGTTACGTGATAACCAAGAGCAATAAATACACGACGTAAAAGATCAAAAGCAATAGCACTTCTTGCGTGTCCTAAATGAGCATCATCATATACAGTTGGACCGCAGACATAAATTTTAACTTCATTCTCTTGAATAGGAATAAACGATACTTTTTTCTTCTGTACTGAATCATAAATAAACATGCATAAGTTCCTTTACATAGAGTAATACACCCCATTCTACAACAAGGAGTATGACTAAAATAGCTAATTTTTTAGTATATAGTATAGCAAAAAACTTTCCTAGCCCAAATGATCGGAGCGTAAAAAAGAGTAGAACAAACGCTGAAAGCGATCCAGCAAGAGCAAGGCCTGCAGCGCCCATAGGCTTGATAAGGCTAAAGGAAAAGATTAGGTTGGCAATGAGTGAATACATTGCGATAATGGCCGCTTCTTTTTGTCTCATCCCTGCATAAAGCCAAAGGGAGAAGAGTTTTGCTAAACCAAAAGGGATCAGTCCTATCATATACATTGCTAAAACAAAACCTGTATTAGCTGTATCTTGAGTCGAAAAAGAACCATGTTGAAACAGTAATTTAACAATTTCTTCACTGAGGATAAAACCACCCAATGTTGATGTTGTGAGTAAAAACGCTAAAATCCAAAAGCCTTGAGAAAGTAAATTGGAAGCTTCTTCCTCTTTATTGGCTTTGAGGAGTCGGCTAATTTTTGGAAAAATTCCTGTGGTGAGTGCTATCGCAAAAAGAGCCAATGGAAGTTGAAAAATACGGTTCCCATAGTAGAGATAACTAATACTACCTGTCACTAAAAAGCTTGCCAGTGTTGTATCGACAAAAGAGACGATTTGTGGTGTTGAATTTCCAATAACAGAGTGCCAAAAAGAGCGATTAAAGTTTTTGTTGCTCTCTTCTAATGCCGCATCTCTCTTATGACGATACTTAAAACCCAGCGCTAAAAATTTAAAAAAACGCTCTTTCTTAAGTGCAAAAAGATGGGCAATCACTTGCAATACGCCACCCACTAAAACACCATAGCTTAAAGCATAAACGATCGTTTTACGATCATACCCTTGAAAAAGAAGGAGGGCACCTATCATACCGATGTTAAGGAGTGCTGTTGAAAATGCTGAAACGGCAAAATGGTGCTTGTATTGAAGCAATGACCCAAAAAGGGTGACACAGAAAATAAGAGGTAAATAGTAAAAGTTAATAGCAACAAAAGGTGCTGAGAGTGCTACCGTTTCATCATCAAAGCCAAAGGCAATTATTTTGGCAAAAGATTCGCTAAAAAGTGTAACAATCAATGAGAAAATAATAAGAAAAAGTAAAAAGCGTGAGAA from Sulfurospirillum diekertiae includes:
- the murJ gene encoding murein biosynthesis integral membrane protein MurJ — its product is MLIKSFFTNSIGTLVSRIFGFIRDILSASILGANIYSDIFFVAFKFPNLFRRIFAEGAFTQSFIPSFIKTSRKALFTYTIFSRFLLFLIIFSLIVTLFSESFAKIIAFGFDDETVALSAPFVAINFYYLPLIFCVTLFGSLLQYKHHFAVSAFSTALLNIGMIGALLLFQGYDRKTIVYALSYGVLVGGVLQVIAHLFALKKERFFKFLALGFKYRHKRDAALEESNKNFNRSFWHSVIGNSTPQIVSFVDTTLASFLVTGSISYLYYGNRIFQLPLALFAIALTTGIFPKISRLLKANKEEEASNLLSQGFWILAFLLTTSTLGGFILSEEIVKLLFQHGSFSTQDTANTGFVLAMYMIGLIPFGLAKLFSLWLYAGMRQKEAAIIAMYSLIANLIFSFSLIKPMGAAGLALAGSLSAFVLLFFTLRSFGLGKFFAILYTKKLAILVILLVVEWGVLLYVKELMHVYL
- the cysS gene encoding cysteine--tRNA ligase codes for the protein MFIYDSVQKKKVSFIPIQENEVKIYVCGPTVYDDAHLGHARSAIAFDLLRRVFIALGYHVTFVKNFTDIDDKIINKMKESGKSLEEITSFYIERYKNEMHALHVKDADIEPKATETVSEIISFVDEMLRKKVAYATSDGIYFDTSKDAKYLSLSHRNIEEDASQSRVEQKEEKKDQKDFALWKFSKANEPSYSAPFGVGRPGWHIECSAMIEKHLASSGNFQIDIHAGGADLLFPHHENEAAQTRCKSHQELAKYWMHNGFVTISGEKMSKSLGNSFFLKDALAIYSGEVLRFYLLATHYRANFNFSEEDLLNTKKRLDKLYRLKKRVFENIPSEVSAPFKEAMLEALSDDLNISKALASLDEMITSANEMLDLNPKDKALKATTHANLQWIELLLGIGLYNPYMYFQIGVSDAEKAEIEALIENRIVAKKAKDFAKADEIRTLLESKQIQLMDTAMGTQWEKVN